From the genome of Pseudomonas putida:
TGCCTGGCAAGCATGACGACGAAGTGCTGGTCAGCCACGTCAACGGCGGCGCTGGCGGCACCTGGCAACTGGCCGACGGCCTGCTGGGCTTTGCCTTGGGCACGCTGCGTGTCGAGCATCACAACGACTTCGCCCAGTTCGTGGCACCGGCGACGGGCTTCAACGGCGGCCTGCTGTGGCGCAATGGGTTGGGCAACATGACCCTGGAGGCCAAGGGCGACTACTTCACCAATGGCGAAGTACGGCGCAGCCTGAGTCTCAATCAGCAGTGGGAAATCAGCCAGAACCTGGGTGTGCGCCTGAGTGCAGCAAGGCAGTTCAGCCACCTGGCCAGCGCGCAGAACGAGGTGACGCTGGAGTTGAAGTGGTACCACTACTGAGCCAGGCCGTGAACCCACCGACTCTTTGACACGTTTTTGACCCCTCTCCGACAAATAGCCACCTAGACTTCCCGCATCACCGGGAGGTCCAGGGGCTATGTGGCGGTATGTGTTCGGCTTGTGCGTCGTGTTGTCGTTGTGGGGCTGTGAAACCACCCACGAGCAGATGCTCGAACGGGGATACCCGCCGGCCTACGCCGATGGTTTTCAGGATGGCTGCAGCAGTGGCCGCCAGGCCGCCGGCTTGATGGTCGGTGGCTTTCGCAAGGACGTGCCGCGCTACCTGGATGAGCGCCAGTACGAAAACGGCTGGGACGACGGTTTCCGCCAGTGTCAGGCGATGCAGAACAGCGAAGACCTGCGCCAGTACCGCGAACGCTACTGGGACGAACGCGATCGCGACTGGCAGCAGGAAAAAGACCGCGACGCCGCCCGCGCCTATCGACGCAAGTAGGTCGCGCCGGGACATTCGGCGAAACCCCGCCCCTGTCACCATGGTCTTCTGCACAAGGAGGCCATTACATGAGCCGAGCATTCGTCAACGAGGACCACGCTGCCGCCCAGGCCAGCCAGCCGGTGGAGCGACGCGTCAGCGACCAGCCCAACTACGTCACCGCCGCCGGCCTGCGCCAGCTGCAACAGCGCGTGGCCGAACTCAATGCCCAACGCAGCGACCTGCAGGCGCAGGGAGAGCGCGCCGACCGCCAGCAACTGGCCGATGTCGAGCGTGACCTGCGGTATTTCAGTGCCCGGGTACAGAGCGCCCAAGTAGTCCCTGCCGCGACGTCGCGCAGCAAGGTGCAAATCGGCAGCCGGGTCAGGTTCGTCGATGAACAGGACCAGGAGCACCAGGTGCAATTGGTGGGCGAGGACGAGGCCGATGCTGGGCGCGGGTTGATCAACTGGGGGTCGCCACTGGGGCGGGCGCTGCTGGGCGCAGGGCCGGGGGATGAGGTGGTGTGGCGGCGGCCAGCGGGGGATTTGGCGATCGAGGTGATCGAGATCGGCGGTGCTGGCTAGGGCCCTGGGGGCTGCTGCGCAGCCCTATCGCGACGCAAGGCCGCTCCCACAAACGAAACGCAGAGTACTTGGAGGAGCTAGGGCTCTGGGGCTGCTGCGCAGCCCTATCGCGACGCAAGGCCGCTCCCACAAACGAAACGCAGAGTACTTGGAGGAGCTAGGGCTCTGGGGCTGCTGCGCAGCACTATCGCGACGCAAGGCCGCTCCCACAAACGAAACGCAGAGTACTAGGAGGAGCT
Proteins encoded in this window:
- a CDS encoding GreA/GreB family elongation factor codes for the protein MSRAFVNEDHAAAQASQPVERRVSDQPNYVTAAGLRQLQQRVAELNAQRSDLQAQGERADRQQLADVERDLRYFSARVQSAQVVPAATSRSKVQIGSRVRFVDEQDQEHQVQLVGEDEADAGRGLINWGSPLGRALLGAGPGDEVVWRRPAGDLAIEVIEIGGAG